The following are encoded in a window of Kitasatospora fiedleri genomic DNA:
- a CDS encoding ABC transporter permease, which produces MTLAPPLGGRGRQEHGRPLSAVLRSPLARYLAVRLLLVVPTVFLLLTTVFFLMRATGDPVTTAFADRLTPAQLQQKLHAAGYDRPLLTQYLDYLRQTATGNFGRTATDNQAVSAVLRTYGAATLELACWALLVAVAVGVPLGAVAARYRDRAPDAVLRLAAVLGYATPVFFVGLLLKLVFAVGLGWLPVSGRASIQVELELQNLSSTTGLYLVDAVRSGDGAAVADVLRHGVLPGLALGLLLAGVLLRLVRTHLIATLDTEYVAAARSRGVGGLRLITRHAARPALIPVVTVLGLQVAGLLGGAVLTETTFEWKGLGYQLAHYLTVRDFAAVQGIVALFAVVVAVVNFLVDALAALIDPRVRY; this is translated from the coding sequence ATGACGCTCGCCCCACCCCTGGGCGGACGCGGACGCCAGGAGCACGGCCGACCCCTGTCGGCCGTGCTCCGCTCGCCGCTGGCCCGCTACCTGGCCGTCCGCCTCCTGCTCGTCGTCCCGACCGTCTTCCTGCTGCTCACCACGGTCTTCTTCCTGATGCGGGCCACCGGCGACCCGGTCACCACCGCCTTCGCCGACCGGCTCACCCCGGCCCAGCTCCAGCAGAAACTGCACGCGGCCGGCTACGACCGGCCGCTGCTCACCCAGTACCTGGACTACCTGCGGCAGACCGCCACCGGCAACTTCGGCCGCACCGCCACCGACAACCAGGCCGTCTCCGCGGTGCTGCGCACCTACGGCGCGGCCACCCTCGAACTCGCCTGCTGGGCCCTGCTGGTGGCCGTCGCCGTGGGCGTCCCGCTGGGCGCGGTCGCGGCCCGCTACCGCGACCGCGCCCCGGACGCCGTGCTGCGCCTGGCCGCCGTCCTCGGCTACGCCACGCCGGTCTTCTTCGTCGGGCTGCTGCTCAAACTGGTCTTCGCGGTCGGGCTCGGCTGGCTGCCGGTCTCCGGCCGCGCATCGATCCAGGTCGAACTGGAGTTGCAGAACCTGTCCAGCACCACCGGCCTCTACCTGGTCGACGCGGTGCGCAGCGGCGACGGCGCGGCGGTGGCCGACGTGCTGCGGCACGGCGTGCTGCCGGGGCTGGCCCTCGGCCTGCTGCTGGCCGGCGTGCTGCTGCGGCTGGTGCGCACCCACCTGATCGCCACCCTGGACACCGAGTACGTGGCGGCGGCGCGCTCGCGCGGCGTCGGCGGCCTGCGCCTGATCACCCGGCACGCCGCCCGGCCCGCGCTGATCCCGGTGGTGACGGTGCTCGGCCTCCAGGTCGCCGGGCTGCTCGGCGGGGCGGTGCTCACCGAGACCACCTTCGAGTGGAAGGGCCTGGGCTACCAGTTGGCCCACTACCTGACAGTGCGCGACTTCGCCGCCGTCCAGGGCATCGTCGCGCTGTTCGCGGTGGTGGTCGCGGTGGTCAACTTCCTGGTGGACGCGCTGGCCGCGCTGATCGACCCCCGGGTGAGGTACTGA
- a CDS encoding DUF7691 family protein, translating into MSSSLSPFLIDTAAVRGLVGSGDEQVLRVVGERFGARLAADDDWFSDEIAEGAPTAAEALHAVVHGGPYPADSPYVFQYGYAYKRLCELTGSFLDNSSFSPFRGSWLEMVDEGLRALRITAVSVAEFGYYGGLPSGIPSDDLPRCGEWTHKQCLAALEQFEQTERDGHAPPLEPAVADAVSDVVGWLRQVEGRPGFGVVGFVS; encoded by the coding sequence ATGAGTTCCTCCCTGAGCCCCTTCCTGATCGACACCGCCGCCGTGCGCGGCCTGGTCGGCTCCGGCGACGAGCAGGTGCTCCGGGTCGTCGGCGAGCGCTTCGGCGCCCGCCTCGCCGCGGACGACGACTGGTTCTCCGACGAGATAGCGGAGGGCGCGCCGACCGCCGCGGAGGCGCTGCACGCGGTGGTGCACGGCGGCCCCTACCCGGCGGACTCCCCGTACGTCTTCCAGTACGGCTACGCCTACAAGCGCCTGTGCGAGCTGACCGGCAGCTTCCTGGACAACTCCAGCTTCTCGCCGTTCCGCGGCTCCTGGCTGGAGATGGTGGACGAGGGGCTGCGGGCGCTGCGGATCACGGCGGTCTCGGTGGCCGAGTTCGGCTACTACGGGGGCCTGCCGAGCGGAATCCCCTCGGACGACCTGCCGCGCTGCGGCGAGTGGACGCACAAGCAGTGCCTGGCCGCGCTGGAGCAGTTCGAGCAGACCGAGCGGGACGGCCACGCCCCGCCGCTGGAGCCCGCCGTGGCGGACGCCGTCTCCGACGTCGTCGGCTGGCTGCGCCAGGTGGAGGGGCGCCCGGGCTTCGGCGTCGTCGGCTTCGTCTCCTGA
- a CDS encoding HNH endonuclease family protein, whose protein sequence is MPNRFLRRFAAFATTSVLAAGAVTVGTGTAEAALPTPVSAATARSYLAQLTVKAENRTGYNRDLFPLWITISGTCNTRETVLKRDGSGVVTDANCAATSGTWFSPYDGATWHAASDLDIDHLVPLAEAWDSGASAWTTAQRQAFANDLTRPQLLAVTDSVNQAKGDKDPAEWLPSVTGYRCTYVRAWVQVKYYYKLSVDSAEKTALTNILNGC, encoded by the coding sequence GTGCCGAATCGTTTCCTCCGCCGTTTCGCCGCCTTCGCCACCACCTCCGTCCTCGCCGCCGGAGCCGTCACCGTCGGCACCGGCACCGCCGAGGCCGCGCTGCCCACCCCGGTCTCCGCCGCCACCGCCCGCAGCTACCTGGCCCAGTTGACCGTCAAGGCCGAGAACCGCACCGGCTACAACCGCGACCTGTTCCCGCTCTGGATCACCATCTCCGGCACCTGCAACACCCGCGAGACCGTGCTCAAGCGCGACGGCTCCGGCGTGGTCACCGACGCCAACTGCGCCGCCACCTCCGGCACCTGGTTCTCCCCGTACGACGGCGCCACCTGGCACGCCGCCTCCGACCTGGACATCGACCACCTGGTGCCGCTCGCCGAGGCCTGGGACTCCGGCGCCTCCGCCTGGACCACCGCCCAGCGCCAGGCCTTCGCCAACGACCTGACCCGCCCCCAGCTACTCGCCGTCACCGACAGCGTCAACCAGGCCAAGGGCGACAAGGACCCGGCCGAGTGGCTGCCCTCGGTGACCGGCTACCGCTGCACCTACGTCCGGGCCTGGGTGCAGGTGAAGTACTACTACAAGCTGTCCGTGGACAGCGCCGAGAAGACCGCGCTCACCAACATCCTCAACGGCTGCTGA
- a CDS encoding ABC transporter substrate-binding protein encodes MHKSPVRHGRSTVVIPTPASRRRATAALALSAAVLVSATACTSAKAGGSASGGGAASVLTIGTTDQIVSLDPAGSWDAGSGTIADEVYSPLLSAKNGTSDVSPNLATDVKLTAPTQYTATLKPGLKFANGHDLTSSDVKFSFDRQLRIADKNGPSSLLYNLASVAAPDPTTVVFTLKSANDSLFPQVLSTGAGFVLDEEVFPADKVLDDDAVVKGKPWDGPYGITSYAKNSLVAFEANSAYRGQLGTPKTAQVRLKYYTDPNNLKLDVQQGGIDAVYRTLPTADLQDLSGKKDVTVHTGSGNGIRYLVFDFKTQPYGSATGQADPAKALAVRQAVAHSVDRAQLASQVYKNTFEPLYTSVPDGITGATPSFKKLYGDKNGGPSKDAAAAVLAAAGVSTPVDLHLQYNTDHYGSSSADEYALIKTQLEATGLFKVDLQSTAWSQYGKDRVADLYPLYQLGWYADYLDADNYVGSFFSHDSWVNSGYDDPAVQALIKQEETETDPAARTRQIEQVQDATAAQVPLLPLLQGSTAIVTRAGVQGVPERLNSAYRFRWAELSKS; translated from the coding sequence ATGCACAAGTCCCCTGTCCGACACGGCCGTTCGACCGTCGTCATACCCACCCCGGCGTCCCGCCGACGCGCCACCGCCGCGCTCGCGCTGAGCGCCGCCGTCCTGGTCTCCGCCACCGCCTGCACCAGCGCCAAGGCCGGCGGCTCCGCCTCCGGCGGCGGCGCGGCCTCCGTGCTGACCATCGGCACCACCGACCAGATCGTCAGCCTCGACCCGGCCGGCTCCTGGGACGCCGGCTCCGGCACCATCGCGGACGAGGTCTACTCCCCGCTGCTCAGCGCCAAGAACGGCACCTCGGACGTCTCGCCGAACCTGGCCACCGACGTCAAGCTGACCGCGCCCACCCAGTACACGGCCACCCTGAAGCCCGGCCTGAAGTTCGCCAACGGCCACGACCTGACCTCGTCCGACGTCAAGTTCAGCTTCGACCGGCAGCTGCGGATCGCCGACAAGAACGGCCCGTCCTCGCTGCTCTACAACCTCGCCTCGGTCGCCGCCCCGGACCCGACCACTGTCGTGTTCACCCTCAAGTCGGCCAACGACAGCCTCTTCCCGCAGGTGCTCTCCACCGGCGCCGGCTTCGTCCTGGACGAGGAGGTCTTCCCCGCCGACAAGGTCCTCGACGACGACGCCGTGGTCAAGGGCAAGCCCTGGGACGGCCCCTACGGCATCACCAGCTACGCCAAGAACTCACTCGTCGCCTTCGAGGCCAACTCCGCCTACCGGGGCCAGCTGGGCACGCCGAAGACCGCGCAGGTCCGGCTCAAGTACTACACCGACCCGAACAACCTGAAGCTGGACGTCCAGCAGGGCGGCATCGACGCCGTCTACCGCACCCTGCCCACCGCCGACCTCCAGGACCTCTCCGGCAAGAAGGACGTCACCGTCCACACCGGCTCCGGCAACGGCATCCGCTACCTGGTCTTCGACTTCAAGACCCAGCCCTACGGCAGCGCGACCGGCCAGGCCGACCCGGCCAAGGCGCTCGCCGTCCGGCAGGCCGTCGCCCACTCCGTCGACCGGGCCCAACTCGCCTCCCAGGTCTACAAGAACACCTTCGAGCCGCTCTACACCTCGGTGCCGGACGGCATCACCGGCGCCACCCCGTCCTTCAAGAAGCTCTACGGCGACAAGAACGGCGGCCCCTCCAAGGACGCCGCCGCCGCCGTGCTCGCCGCCGCCGGCGTCAGCACCCCGGTCGACCTCCACCTCCAGTACAACACCGACCACTACGGCTCCTCCTCGGCCGACGAGTACGCCCTGATCAAGACCCAGCTGGAGGCCACCGGCCTGTTCAAGGTCGACCTCCAGTCCACCGCGTGGTCCCAGTACGGCAAGGACCGGGTCGCCGACCTCTACCCGCTCTACCAGCTCGGCTGGTACGCCGACTACCTGGACGCCGACAACTACGTCGGCTCGTTCTTCTCCCACGACAGCTGGGTCAACAGCGGCTACGACGACCCGGCCGTGCAGGCGCTGATCAAGCAGGAGGAGACCGAGACCGACCCGGCCGCCCGCACCCGGCAGATCGAGCAGGTGCAGGACGCCACCGCCGCGCAGGTGCCGCTGCTGCCGCTGCTCCAGGGGTCCACCGCGATCGTCACCCGGGCCGGCGTGCAGGGCGTGCCCGAGCGGCTGAACAGCGCCTACCGGTTCCGCTGGGCCGAGCTCAGCAAGAGCTGA
- a CDS encoding dipeptidase — protein sequence MTDRTAPGPADPTGPADPADPADPADPADPADLESSDSSDGSPQAVVREVLRRSPAFDGHNDLPVALRARSGGSVAGLDRHRPELHTDLPRLREGGVGAQFWSVYVPSDLPEPVAAVATLEQIDLTHRLIAHYPGQLRLAVTADQVEAAIADGRIASLLGIEGGHSLASSLGVLRAYARLGVRYLTLTHNHHTPWADSATDPGSPGVGGLSAAGLAVVAELNRIGVLVDLSHTAESTQRAALAASTAPVIFSHSSCRAVNDHPRNVSDEVLALLPANGGVVQLTFVPDFISPEVASWRAALAAERERLDLPPASWSWPRHPAPGESPAAVAEEIAAAFAAGPGGPPPPELKRWLDAHPRPEATAAQVADHVERAREVAGLDHIGLGGDYDGVDRQPVDLPDVSGYPLLLNELAERGWSATELEALTGRNVLRVLREAERRAEEPLWP from the coding sequence ATGACGGACCGCACCGCCCCGGGCCCCGCCGACCCGACCGGCCCTGCCGACCCGGCTGACCCTGCCGACCCTGCCGACCCTGCCGACCCTGCCGACCTTGAGAGTTCCGACAGCTCCGACGGTTCCCCGCAGGCCGTCGTCCGGGAGGTCCTGCGCCGCAGCCCGGCGTTCGACGGCCACAACGACCTGCCGGTCGCCCTGCGGGCCCGCAGCGGCGGCTCGGTGGCCGGGCTGGACCGGCACCGGCCCGAACTCCACACCGACCTGCCCCGGTTGCGCGAGGGCGGGGTCGGCGCGCAGTTCTGGTCGGTCTACGTCCCCTCCGACCTACCCGAACCGGTGGCCGCCGTCGCCACCCTGGAGCAGATCGACCTGACCCACCGGCTGATCGCCCACTACCCCGGGCAGTTGCGGCTGGCCGTGACGGCCGACCAGGTCGAGGCGGCGATCGCCGACGGCCGGATCGCCTCGCTGCTCGGCATCGAGGGCGGCCACTCGCTGGCCTCCTCCCTCGGCGTGCTGCGCGCCTACGCCCGGCTGGGCGTGCGCTACCTGACGCTCACCCACAACCACCACACGCCGTGGGCCGACTCCGCCACCGACCCCGGCTCCCCCGGTGTCGGCGGCCTCTCCGCGGCGGGGCTGGCCGTGGTCGCCGAGCTGAACCGGATCGGCGTGCTGGTCGACCTCTCGCACACCGCCGAGTCCACCCAGCGGGCCGCCCTGGCCGCCTCCACCGCCCCGGTGATCTTCAGCCACTCCTCCTGCCGCGCCGTGAACGACCACCCCCGCAACGTCTCCGACGAGGTGCTGGCGCTGCTCCCGGCCAACGGCGGGGTGGTCCAGCTGACCTTCGTGCCCGACTTCATCTCGCCCGAAGTCGCCTCCTGGCGGGCCGCGTTGGCCGCCGAACGGGAACGCCTCGACCTGCCCCCGGCGTCCTGGAGCTGGCCCCGGCACCCGGCCCCGGGCGAGAGCCCGGCCGCCGTGGCCGAGGAGATCGCCGCCGCCTTCGCCGCCGGTCCGGGCGGGCCCCCGCCGCCCGAGCTCAAGCGCTGGCTGGACGCCCACCCGCGCCCCGAGGCCACCGCCGCCCAGGTCGCCGACCACGTCGAGCGCGCCCGGGAGGTCGCGGGCCTGGACCACATCGGCCTCGGCGGCGACTACGACGGCGTCGACCGGCAGCCGGTCGACCTGCCCGACGTGTCCGGCTACCCCCTCCTCCTGAACGAACTGGCCGAACGCGGCTGGTCCGCAACGGAGTTGGAGGCACTGACCGGCCGCAACGTGCTGCGGGTGCTACGCGAGGCCGAACGCCGGGCCGAGGAACCGCTCTGGCCCTGA
- a CDS encoding ABC transporter permease, whose translation MSEPSRESSPSSPSRPFEPSRPPEPSRPPGADRPSGADRPSWLPRLVPRLVPQRVRGSVGLQRGMLLAGAGLTALFLLAALLAPWLAPWGHAQLQDGGVLFGSQQPPGHGHPLGTTVGGYDVLARTLWGTRTAVAVIALSLVLSALPGTLLGLVSGYLGGWPDRLLVGVADALYAFPSLLLAIVLSIVISGGRSSLVGGLTAAACSVALVFVPQYFRVVRAEVLRVKAEPFVEAARVIGTGRLRIMFRHVLRNSVRTLPLLLTLNAAESVLTLAGLGFLGFGIEPNSAAEWGYDLNRSVPDVTSGIWWTALAPGTATVLAVLGVTLLGESLNDLADPRLRRRRAPRTAPAGTAAPVAAAPAVVDAVVAAPTAEPTAAPAVAPAPPAAPHADTPEQSRA comes from the coding sequence ATGTCCGAGCCATCCCGCGAGTCCTCGCCGTCCTCCCCGTCCCGTCCGTTCGAGCCGTCCCGTCCGCCCGAGCCCTCCCGTCCGCCCGGTGCGGACCGTCCGTCCGGTGCGGACCGTCCATCCTGGCTGCCCCGGCTGGTGCCCCGGCTGGTGCCGCAGCGGGTGCGCGGCAGCGTCGGCCTACAGCGCGGCATGCTGCTGGCGGGGGCCGGGCTCACCGCGCTGTTCCTGCTCGCCGCCCTCCTCGCGCCCTGGCTCGCGCCCTGGGGGCACGCCCAACTCCAGGACGGCGGAGTGCTGTTCGGCTCGCAGCAGCCGCCCGGCCACGGCCACCCGCTGGGCACCACCGTCGGCGGCTACGACGTGCTCGCGCGCACCCTGTGGGGCACCCGGACCGCCGTGGCCGTCATCGCGCTCTCGCTGGTGCTGTCGGCGCTGCCCGGCACCCTGCTCGGCCTGGTCTCCGGGTACCTGGGCGGCTGGCCGGACCGGCTGCTGGTGGGGGTCGCCGACGCGCTGTACGCCTTCCCCTCGCTGCTGCTGGCCATCGTGCTGTCCATCGTGATCAGCGGCGGGCGCTCCAGCCTGGTCGGCGGCCTGACGGCGGCGGCCTGCTCGGTGGCGCTGGTCTTCGTGCCGCAGTACTTCCGGGTGGTGCGCGCCGAGGTGCTGCGGGTCAAGGCCGAGCCCTTCGTGGAGGCCGCCCGGGTGATCGGCACCGGCCGCCTGCGGATCATGTTCCGGCACGTGCTGCGCAACTCGGTGCGCACCCTGCCGCTGCTGCTCACCCTGAACGCCGCCGAGTCCGTCCTCACCCTGGCCGGCCTGGGCTTCCTCGGCTTCGGCATCGAGCCCAACTCCGCCGCCGAGTGGGGCTACGACCTGAACCGCTCCGTCCCCGACGTCACCTCGGGCATCTGGTGGACGGCGCTCGCCCCGGGCACCGCCACGGTCCTCGCCGTCCTCGGCGTGACCCTGCTGGGCGAGAGCCTCAACGACCTCGCCGACCCGCGCCTGCGCCGCCGCCGGGCACCGCGGACCGCCCCCGCCGGGACCGCCGCGCCGGTCGCCGCCGCCCCCGCGGTGGTCGACGCGGTCGTCGCCGCGCCCACCGCCGAGCCCACCGCTGCGCCCGCGGTCGCGCCCGCCCCGCCCGCCGCCCCGCACGCCGACACCCCGGAGCAGAGCCGTGCCTGA
- a CDS encoding GNAT family N-acetyltransferase codes for MRTAPHPLLAYFLAAAEGRFPPADGRVTVLPPLPGGLECSVAFTGHAVVATALDARQVADGGADGYGGSLDPRFLLRLAGPDGWIGVTDATLTARATGGPPRLGPLPGLDDHPRVRFARSQRTRVTVHGDGRGLVTLARGLAGRRELSVELHDTRPDGRGHGRTLLRDALTLLPAGTPVFAAVAPGNARSLRAFLAAGFTPVGSEVVLRPGQARSSGPGTPP; via the coding sequence GTGCGCACCGCACCGCACCCGCTGCTGGCGTACTTCCTGGCCGCCGCCGAGGGCCGCTTCCCGCCCGCGGACGGGCGGGTGACGGTGCTGCCGCCGCTGCCCGGCGGGCTGGAGTGCTCGGTGGCGTTCACCGGGCACGCCGTCGTCGCCACCGCCCTGGACGCGCGCCAGGTCGCGGACGGCGGCGCGGACGGCTACGGGGGCTCGCTCGACCCGCGCTTCCTGCTGCGCCTGGCCGGGCCGGACGGCTGGATCGGCGTCACCGACGCCACCCTCACCGCCCGCGCCACCGGCGGCCCGCCCCGCCTCGGCCCGCTGCCCGGCCTCGACGACCACCCGCGGGTGCGCTTCGCCCGCTCCCAGCGCACCCGCGTCACCGTCCACGGCGACGGACGCGGACTGGTCACCCTCGCCCGCGGCCTGGCCGGCCGCCGCGAACTCAGCGTCGAACTGCACGACACCCGCCCCGACGGCCGGGGCCACGGCCGCACCCTGCTGCGCGACGCCCTCACCCTGCTCCCCGCCGGCACCCCCGTCTTCGCCGCCGTCGCCCCGGGCAACGCCCGCTCCCTGCGCGCCTTCCTCGCCGCCGGCTTCACCCCCGTCGGCAGCGAGGTCGTCCTGCGCCCCGGTCAGGCCAGGTCGTCGGGGCCGGGGACGCCGCCGTAG
- a CDS encoding dipeptide ABC transporter ATP-binding protein: protein MPEPKTPPTELLRIEDLHVSFATDSGPALAVRGVDLAVAAGEAVALVGESGSGKTVTARSVLGLLPESAAARGRVLLDHGDAGPVDVLTADRRTLRALRGTAAAMVFQEPATALNPVHPIGWQLTEGLRAHGRGTRAERRARAVDLLGQVGIPEPERRVDHYPHQLSGGQQQRAVIAMALALGARLLVADEPTTALDVTVQAEILDLLRRCRDELGTALLLITHNMGVVADLADRVAVMREGRIVEQAPVRALFAAPQHPYTVQLLSAVPDFGKAAPRPARPADGGVPPVVAARGLTVEYPGRLGRRAFRAVDGVDLEIGAGEVLGLVGESGSGKTTIGRALAGLTAVSGGTLTVLGETLRTGPRRRAGGTAAGRGGRLGYVFQDPATSFNPHLTIGACVAEPLRVHRPELDGAAVAARVRELLEQVRLPAGTAERHPHELSGGQRQRASLARALALDPALVIADEPTSALDVSVQAQVLELFTRLQRELGFAALFVSHDLAVVERVADRVAVLHRGRVVESGPTARVLGDPQHPYTRRLIASLPVPDPDRQARRRAALPLPRTGATAP from the coding sequence GTGCCTGAGCCCAAGACGCCGCCCACGGAGCTGCTCCGGATCGAGGACCTGCACGTGTCGTTCGCCACCGACAGCGGGCCGGCCCTCGCCGTCCGGGGCGTGGACCTGGCGGTGGCGGCCGGGGAGGCGGTGGCGCTGGTCGGCGAGAGCGGCAGCGGGAAGACCGTCACCGCGCGCAGCGTGCTCGGGCTGCTGCCCGAATCGGCCGCCGCCCGGGGGCGGGTGCTGCTCGACCACGGGGACGCCGGGCCGGTGGACGTGCTGACCGCGGACCGCCGCACGCTGCGGGCGCTGCGCGGGACGGCGGCGGCCATGGTCTTCCAGGAGCCCGCCACCGCGCTGAACCCGGTGCACCCGATCGGCTGGCAGCTCACCGAGGGCCTGCGCGCGCACGGCCGGGGCACCCGCGCCGAGCGGCGCGCCCGCGCGGTCGACCTGCTCGGGCAGGTCGGCATCCCCGAGCCCGAACGGCGGGTCGACCACTACCCGCACCAGCTGTCGGGCGGTCAGCAGCAGCGCGCCGTCATCGCGATGGCCCTCGCCCTGGGGGCCCGGCTGCTGGTCGCGGACGAGCCCACCACCGCGCTGGACGTGACCGTGCAGGCCGAGATCCTCGACCTGCTGCGCCGCTGCCGGGACGAGTTGGGCACGGCGCTGCTGCTGATCACCCACAACATGGGGGTGGTGGCCGACCTGGCCGACCGCGTCGCGGTGATGCGCGAGGGCCGGATCGTGGAGCAGGCCCCCGTCCGCGCGCTGTTCGCCGCACCGCAGCACCCGTACACCGTCCAACTCCTTTCTGCGGTACCGGACTTCGGGAAGGCCGCGCCCCGCCCGGCCCGGCCCGCCGACGGGGGCGTCCCGCCGGTGGTCGCGGCCCGCGGCCTGACCGTCGAGTACCCGGGGCGGCTGGGCCGCCGGGCGTTCCGGGCCGTGGACGGGGTGGACCTGGAGATCGGCGCGGGCGAGGTGCTGGGGCTGGTCGGCGAGAGCGGCAGCGGCAAGACCACCATCGGGCGCGCCCTCGCCGGGCTCACCGCCGTCAGCGGCGGCACCCTCACCGTCCTCGGCGAGACGCTGCGCACCGGCCCGCGCCGCCGCGCCGGCGGCACCGCGGCCGGTCGCGGCGGCCGGCTCGGCTACGTCTTCCAGGACCCGGCCACCAGCTTCAACCCGCACCTGACCATCGGCGCCTGCGTGGCCGAGCCGCTGCGGGTGCACCGGCCCGAGCTGGACGGGGCCGCCGTCGCCGCGCGCGTCCGGGAGCTGCTGGAGCAGGTCCGGCTGCCGGCCGGGACGGCCGAGCGCCACCCGCACGAGCTCAGCGGCGGCCAGCGCCAACGCGCTTCGCTGGCAAGGGCGTTGGCCCTCGATCCGGCGCTGGTGATCGCCGACGAGCCGACCTCCGCGCTGGACGTCTCGGTGCAGGCGCAGGTGCTGGAGCTGTTCACCCGGCTCCAGCGCGAGCTGGGCTTCGCCGCGCTGTTCGTCAGCCACGACCTGGCCGTAGTGGAGCGGGTGGCCGACCGGGTCGCCGTGCTGCACCGGGGCCGGGTGGTCGAGTCCGGGCCCACCGCCCGGGTGCTCGGCGACCCGCAGCACCCGTACACCCGGCGGCTGATCGCCTCGCTGCCGGTGCCCGACCCGGACCGCCAGGCCCGGCGCCGCGCCGCCCTCCCCCTCCCGCGAACAGGAGCCACCGCCCCATGA
- a CDS encoding cupin domain-containing protein: MEIIDSGHFRPAPDGSPHYAEHLSVPALSFGTYSLPAGSTDDQSPHLQDEVYVVTRGRARFTSGDRTVDVGPGSSLFVPAREPHRFHDIAEDLVALVLFAPAYGGVPGPDDLA, encoded by the coding sequence ATGGAGATCATCGACAGCGGCCATTTCCGCCCCGCCCCGGACGGCTCCCCCCACTACGCGGAGCACCTGAGCGTGCCCGCCCTGAGCTTCGGCACCTACTCGCTCCCGGCGGGCTCCACCGACGACCAGTCCCCGCACCTCCAGGACGAGGTGTACGTCGTCACCCGGGGCCGTGCCCGCTTCACCTCCGGCGACCGCACCGTCGACGTCGGCCCCGGCAGCTCGCTCTTCGTCCCGGCCCGCGAACCGCACCGCTTCCACGACATCGCCGAGGACCTGGTCGCCCTGGTCCTCTTCGCCCCGGCCTACGGCGGCGTCCCCGGCCCCGACGACCTGGCCTGA
- a CDS encoding MOSC domain-containing protein, translated as MADVRELICYPVKGCAGTSTSEAVLTPAGLAHDRSFMVIGEDGTYRTQRRHPRLALVRPAVSPDGTRLTLDSADGTDRFGTVRLDVTTTAPRRDVDLFGAAFRGIDQGDEVAAWLSEFLGTPSRLVRVPPEHDRIADGLTPGPSGYADSSAVHLLSRASLALLDRRLAERGAAPLPMNRFRPNIVVGSHGHDSEGHGDDWAAVPHAEDRARRLTIGAAELGYAKLAVRCAVTLVEQETGARRGPEPLRTLAGYRRAASGGVVFGTKFSVLTPGKLSVGDEVAVREWGDPERIS; from the coding sequence ATGGCCGACGTCAGGGAGCTGATCTGCTATCCCGTGAAGGGGTGCGCGGGCACGTCGACGAGCGAGGCGGTCCTGACGCCGGCGGGCCTCGCGCACGACCGCAGCTTCATGGTCATCGGCGAGGACGGCACCTACCGCACCCAGCGCCGCCACCCCCGCCTCGCCCTGGTCCGGCCCGCCGTCAGCCCCGACGGCACCCGGCTCACCCTCGACTCGGCCGACGGTACGGACCGCTTCGGCACGGTGCGCCTCGACGTGACGACGACCGCGCCCCGCCGCGACGTCGACCTGTTCGGCGCCGCCTTCCGGGGCATCGACCAGGGCGACGAAGTCGCCGCCTGGCTCTCGGAGTTCCTCGGCACCCCCAGCCGCCTGGTTCGGGTGCCGCCCGAGCACGACCGGATCGCCGACGGCCTGACCCCCGGCCCTTCCGGCTACGCGGACAGCAGCGCCGTCCACCTGCTGTCCCGCGCCTCGCTGGCCCTCCTCGACCGGCGGCTGGCCGAACGGGGCGCCGCGCCCCTGCCGATGAACCGCTTCCGTCCGAACATCGTCGTCGGCAGCCACGGCCACGACTCCGAGGGCCACGGCGACGACTGGGCGGCCGTCCCGCACGCCGAGGACCGGGCGCGCCGCCTCACCATCGGCGCGGCCGAGTTGGGCTACGCCAAACTCGCGGTGCGCTGCGCCGTCACCCTGGTGGAACAGGAGACCGGGGCGCGCCGGGGTCCGGAGCCGCTGCGCACCCTCGCGGGCTACCGGCGGGCCGCGAGCGGCGGCGTGGTGTTCGGGACGAAGTTCTCCGTGCTGACACCGGGAAAGCTGTCGGTCGGCGACGAGGTGGCCGTCCGGGAGTGGGGCGACCCCGAACGGATTTCCTAG